The Mastacembelus armatus chromosome 14, fMasArm1.2, whole genome shotgun sequence genomic interval TGCCCAAATCCTTAGTTGTGTCAGCCCCTGTTCTGTCTCATCTCTATGTTAACCTGCCCTGACTTTCCTACCTTGTTCCCTTACCCTGCTCCTGTTTTCCCTATGGGTCTCTGTTCATGTTGCCTCGTTCCTTAGTTAGATTTCCTTGTCCTTGGGTTCCCCCCCTTGACCTTTCCCCTGCCAACCTCTGTATACCTGTTCCTTGTCCTTTTTGGTTCtttgtttaaagaaataaaatcctTGTTGCACCTGAGTAATGGCCTGGGCGTATCATTGGTCCCAAATCAACCCTGAAATGTGACAACGTACTTTTTGGGCCGGGTCGATACATCTTTTCGTACCATATTTGTCTGATCGGCCCATAAAACTCTTAGCAGCCTATAGTTTTTTCTGCCTAATTAGTTGACGGCGCTGTGgtctttgcagctttttttccaGACAGACCGGCCCATgagacatttaatttaatgcaaTGGCTCTTTTCATAATTGACTTTCGGCTGACCCAATCACAAACATTACAATGTGTGCAGCCCTCTCCAATGATGCTTTGCTTTTGTACAAACTTCTCATTGGTCCCTACAATACAGAGAGGCTATAGCTTCCTTAGATGACTGCCATAATCAACATGTGCCAGTAGGAAAGCGAGGTCAAATGGCAGGAAAGACATTTGTTGTTGAATGGGATAATGTAGTATTCCACCACTCTGCTGCCACTGACTGATGTGCTGCACAGCCCAAGATGTCTGTCCTTCTCCTGCCTCCATACTTGCCTTTCCTGAAgctctctctttgttttctgctccCACTTACCTCATCCTGAAGGTACACAAGTTACACAGGCTGTGAGGCCCAACAAATCCAGGGATGAGCAGACAAAAACTGAAGAGTTACCAGGCATTAAACAGGTTAGATAAGGAATGCAAAGGCACCAACAGGGAGCAGGATGAATCAAAACCCAAAGAGGCCATATAAAAGGTCAGGAGGAGGCAGGACAGGAGACAATTCAGATACAGGTTACAGAGCTGGCAGCTAGAGAGAACTGCATAGAGCAAATTATAATATGGCACAGACTGAAAGGAGGCAGCAGCTTAAATAGTCTGATGATAGTGGTGAATGGTATTGAGTCAGGTAAAGCTAGACGTAAAGAAGATAAACAGCACAAAAAGCCCCTGAAAAACCTATGACCCTGACAAAATCCAAATAATACTATAAGCTATTACAAAGAAAagttacacaaaaaaataaacttttgccCTGCataaatgtacttttaaattTATATGAAAGTATATTTTTGATTTGGGTTAagacaaaatttaatttaatttaattccaTCCAAGGTTTTATCCAAAAAAGGTAACTTTGTTAATAGgttatttgtgatttttattgctTGGggtaaatgaaaatatttaatcaaaatacAAAGTTTAAATTATAAATGTGATGTGACATCTGAATCAGTACTTAAAATAAGTATGAGAATTCTAAGATCAGTGTAATAAATTACCTAGTAGTGTTTTTCCAAAACAGCTATAACTGTCTCAGAAAGTTTAATCAATTGCAGCATAGACATTGacatagttcaacattttgcaCAGTATACCATATTTCAGGAGTGTTTGCTTAGCTGTGACACAGGACAGGATGTCATATCTTCCAGCCAAGAAAGAGCATGAACAAGACTAGTTAATGCTAACTAAGCTAACTTAATGCACAGTACAATAGACAGAAATCAGAGCGGTATCAGTTCTCCACCTCTTGTTTGAAAGAAATGCAATAAGTATATTTCCAATAAattataatcatttatttaatgtcaATTATTCATGTAATGTCTTAGATCTGTAGTATGAaagcaaaataatttatttgtgtatatatatttaccTTGCATTTAGCAATTATAAAGATGCCAAATAATGCAATTTGACTGCTAAAGATGTTGCAACCTACACACTAACCCAAATTCCATGGCTGACTCTAAGAATTTCAGGtcttgcacaaaaacaaaaaccagatgCAACAACTGGGAGATTAAGTGAGGAAAATTTGACTTGAATCATTAGTGTACAATGCCCCAAGCAGCcctggaaaaacacagcaggtctgtgtaaataaatatataatcatTTCCATTCTGGTTTTGCTCCTCTCACAGTAGATGAATCCTACTTTATCCTACTTTACACAGCAGTTTCTAGTTGCACAACCTTTAACACTTGGTTGATCTTTAATTAGCAGGGCATTTGAGAGGAAATTCAAATGTTGAGTGCCAAGAAAAAACAGTACCTCATCTAAACCTGCTGCACTAGAGCTCTAGAAATAAATCTGCTTTCAAATTCTGTCCATCTTCCACTTCAGACAAAGTTCAGGTGTGTGTCCTTGTCCACCCCATAATTGCCCTTGTGCTCCTCAAACAGATTGTTGAGTTCATCCATGTACAGCTGGTGGAGGACATCAAGTTCCTCAGCTGTTGGCTTCTCAATCTTCTCCACCCTAATTGGCCGACCAACTGCAGAGACATGAATAGGTACACGACAACACAGTATTATTTATACTTTATGATTTTCAGTATTGATTTGCACTGATAAAGTGACTATTCATCTATAGATGAACGAGCTGTTAACTCACCTATTGTATTGATGGGCTTTCTGTATGGCATGAGACCAAAGGAGTACTGGAAAACTCCCCGTGCGTGGAAGAGAGGCAGGGAGATACCCATGATGCTTTGCAGGTGGTCCTGTATCCATCGAAGCCAAGTTCCTCTAGGATTTTCGAATTGATCATAGACTTCATTCTCTCCAAAGGAAAAGACTGGCACTAGATGAGCACTAAAAAGGAGTTTTAAGGACAATTGATTATTGTGCACTCTTTGAAATCCTTGCAGTTTCTCATTACAAATTGATCCCATTCCTGAATATGTGCTTTCCTAGGAAATTCCATGTGAAGAGCTTCAATAAGTTTCTGGCCACACTCAAACCCCAAGAACCATAAAACGAATAGATTgacacaaaaaaatctttttaaaaaaaatcataggaTCTCAGAGAATTTGCTGTTTTGAAGTGAACATGCTTCTTATTCCCCCAGGCCTCTCTCCTATTACCCATGCTCCATGGCTAACTTGATGAAGCCTTTCTTCTCGGCCAAGATCACATTGTAAGTCCCAGGGTGGGCATCAAGGGCCTCTCGGGCTCCTCCAACTGCTATTACAACAGCGTTGCCGCCACCCTGTCGGCTGAGCAGATAGCTAGCGCTCTCTTTGTCTGAAGGAATCAGACCTGCAGTGTCAAAATAGGAAATGATTAATGATCAAAGTAACACCTTGAATTGTTTTGACATAGGCTTACTGGTACATATTTAGGGTAGCGCAAATTCAACATGTTTGGACCATCTGTAGCTAAATGAAAGATTCTGATCTATTGTGATGTACCAGTACATTTGTAAGTGTCCCTGGCCCAAACCTGCACACATGATGTAGTCTCTGAAGAACGGGGCTCTGAACCAAAGGGGAAGCATCAGCAAGTAGCTGGTGATGCCAGGAAACAATTGTGTGAAGCCTGTGGTGTTGGTGCAGAAGTTGGCAAAGGCTCCCACTACCAACACACCATGGGGGTGAAAGCCTAGGACATAGTTATGCCTGGGGTCCAAGTCAGCTGTTTTCATTAGCTGGGATAAGAAAAGCAAATAATAGTGTTAAAATGAAAGCATTAATATAGATTCATTTATGTGTGAATAAGGATCCAGATATAGTACACTGTTGCACAAGACGCTTGGATTTGAGATAGAGCTGGCAGTACTGCTTTATGGTGGTCATCCCGACATGTGACTTGATATGATATTTTCAACACTGTCACTGAAACTTCACACCCCAAATCTGTGTCATTTCACACTCTCCAAAATCATTTAGGACCAGCCAGCTGTAAGATATGCAATACCTGAaaatacagtaacaaagtacatATGGTCATTGAACTGTACATAAGTACAATTTGAGGTACCTGAGTAGTTCACTGCTTAGTTACTTTGTACTTGTATATTTCAGAGTGAAGTACTGTAATACTCCACTACATGTACTTCCAGTGTTCAATAGCTAGAGTtatatatatta includes:
- the mogat2 gene encoding 2-acylglycerol O-acyltransferase 2, whose translation is MKVVFAPLNVPFQRRLQTAMVLQWVYSFLGLAPTCIFLFLYLLFTRFWLISVLYAIWWFYDYDTPSQGGHKLPVLCALKVWDYMRDYFPIKLMKTADLDPRHNYVLGFHPHGVLVVGAFANFCTNTTGFTQLFPGITSYLLMLPLWFRAPFFRDYIMCAGLIPSDKESASYLLSRQGGGNAVVIAVGGAREALDAHPGTYNVILAEKKGFIKLAMEHGAHLVPVFSFGENEVYDQFENPRGTWLRWIQDHLQSIMGISLPLFHARGVFQYSFGLMPYRKPINTIVGRPIRVEKIEKPTAEELDVLHQLYMDELNNLFEEHKGNYGVDKDTHLNFV